A single window of Leptospiraceae bacterium DNA harbors:
- a CDS encoding biopolymer transporter ExbD produces MVKLKKKVELEEISAASMSDIAFLLLVFFMVTAVFFVKEGLNIKLPRKNVPPTQVLRSNVFEINVSGDTVSLRNTSVGTKYYKSLKEFREELNKLEIPDLSQKLAIISTSGETKYGNMLDALSAIQLRGFTQVNVRKKK; encoded by the coding sequence ATGGTTAAATTAAAGAAAAAAGTAGAACTAGAAGAAATATCAGCGGCATCTATGTCGGATATCGCATTTCTCCTATTGGTATTTTTTATGGTGACCGCAGTATTTTTTGTGAAAGAAGGATTGAATATCAAACTCCCAAGAAAGAATGTTCCTCCAACACAAGTATTACGTTCAAATGTATTTGAAATAAACGTTAGTGGAGATACTGTATCTCTGCGGAATACTTCTGTGGGAACAAAATACTATAAGTCACTCAAAGAATTTAGAGAAGAGCTAAACAAATTAGAAATTCCTGATTTGTCACAAAAATTAGCAATCATCTCTACAAGTGGTGAAACAAAGTATGGCAATATGTTAGATGCGTTATCCGCCATACAATTAAGAGGATTTACCCAAGTGAATGTAAGGAAAAAGAAATGA
- a CDS encoding biopolymer transporter ExbD produces the protein MIRRNKTNPSIPVSSMADIAFLLLVFFMVTSVLDSDPDLPIALPDVPGGEQLNKKVSNIYLSADKNRTVYYNSLRVPLPEAINNVRAKLATTPDLKVLIHADKDLTYNEVDNVFDMLKEAGALSISLVTQTSAGGGPKGN, from the coding sequence ATGATAAGAAGAAATAAAACAAATCCATCTATACCCGTTAGTTCCATGGCTGATATTGCTTTTTTGCTTTTGGTTTTTTTCATGGTAACATCTGTGTTAGACTCTGATCCTGATTTACCAATTGCACTTCCAGATGTTCCAGGTGGAGAGCAGTTAAACAAGAAAGTATCGAATATATACTTAAGTGCTGATAAAAATAGAACCGTATATTATAATTCTCTACGAGTTCCACTTCCGGAAGCAATCAATAATGTTCGTGCTAAGCTTGCAACTACGCCAGATTTAAAGGTTTTAATCCATGCAGACAAAGACCTGACTTACAATGAAGTAGATAATGTATTTGATATGCTAAAAGAAGCCGGTGCACTCAGTATATCACTCGTTACCCAGACATCAGCGGGTGGCGGACCCAAAGGAAACTAA
- a CDS encoding energy transducer TonB, translating to MAQATLDKEHNQNNPEVKPRRSKRAIVHRFIDRNRLNVGLTISTILQLLVLFFWYTPDLKFNSLDKFVDEVAFVDSVAITENTADTPTDGDVELADQLKKEIKEDPRIAGAQDSILSGATAPIDLSPSVKPDYTEEARAAGIEGAMTLEIVIADTGDVLQVRSVGKKFGFGLEEEAIKTYRSKKFSPSFLEGKAITVKVLVPIRFKLN from the coding sequence ATGGCACAAGCAACTTTAGATAAAGAGCATAATCAGAATAATCCGGAAGTAAAACCAAGAAGATCTAAACGCGCAATTGTTCACCGGTTTATAGATCGTAACCGCTTAAATGTTGGTCTAACGATTTCTACCATATTACAATTGCTCGTATTGTTTTTTTGGTATACACCTGATTTAAAATTTAACTCTCTGGATAAATTCGTAGATGAAGTAGCCTTTGTTGACTCTGTCGCTATTACAGAAAACACAGCTGATACTCCAACAGATGGAGATGTAGAACTTGCGGATCAACTAAAAAAAGAAATAAAGGAAGATCCACGAATTGCTGGAGCGCAAGATTCAATTCTTTCGGGAGCAACTGCCCCCATTGATTTAAGTCCAAGTGTTAAGCCAGACTATACCGAAGAAGCAAGAGCAGCAGGTATAGAAGGTGCCATGACTCTAGAAATTGTTATAGCGGATACTGGTGATGTGCTACAAGTCCGATCTGTTGGAAAGAAATTTGGTTTTGGATTAGAAGAAGAAGCTATTAAGACTTATAGATCTAAAAAGTTTTCACCCTCCTTTTTAGAAGGCAAAGCAATTACTGTAAAAGTTCTTGTTCCAATACGATTTAAATTAAATTAA